The region ATGGGAGGGTAGTTGCCATAAGAATATTGAGGGAATAAGGCCTTCAAAAAAAATAGTGAGGACGTTTGTTTGCTATACAAAAATTCTTGTTTTCAGTATTAAATACTATGAAATATCCATAAATAAGCAATTATTTGTCAAATTAACAAAGTTAAAAACTTAATAGATACATTGAGTTATCAAGGAAAATTAATAAAAAAAATTATTTACAAATAGGGAGGAAGCTATACTTACACTCGAGATGATTTTCAGTCAGATTATATAGCTATCGGGATTAGAATTGGAACTGATGGAACACAAGAAGATATTGATTTTATAGTGAATAAATTACAACCACAGATTAAAATTACAGATGCAGATATGGACAGCTCAGATTTTCCAGATATTGATAAAAAAGCTATGATGAAATTAAGGGAAGAGTTATTACCATATTATAAAAAATTAAGGAGATGATGTATTTTGATAAACAAGAACGTATTAAGAAATGGTGTATTAGTAAGTATGATAGTATTAGCTTTAACGGGGTGCAGCAACAATCCAGGTGAGTTAACATTTCAGCATCACAATCACTTAGCAAATTTAGAGTTTGATCGTGGTTACCCAACGGCTGATTCAGCTGAAGCTCTTCAGCAGGAGCTAGCTTTCCAAAGAGCTACCCAAGCATATCTTTGGGCACTTCCAATTACAAATATGAGAGCTATGCAAGAAGGGCATGCAGAGCTTATGGATGGAACAGCTTACAACAAGATTGCTATTTATGAAGACAGACTAAAAGCACATACGATTATCACTACACCAAACAGTGATGTAATCTATGGTTTAGCATGGCTAGACATGAAAGATACAGGACCTTTAGTTATTGAAATGCCAGCTGCATTACAAACTCTTGTAGATGATATGTTGCATGATGCATTGATTGGCCCTGAAAAAGAAGATGGCACTCATTATTTAGGAGATATAGGGAATGCTGGCCCCGATCGAGGTAAAGGAGGATTATTCTTAATCCTTCCTCCAGGTGTGTCTAGAGAGGGTTATGATTCGAATAAATATTTCATCTATGAATCAAATACATATGAAGTATTCTTATTCCTTAGATCATTTTTTGAGGATATGAATAATACAACCCCTGCAGTTGATCGTATGAAAGAAATTAAGATTTATCCATTAATTGGAGATGCGGAACCAATGGAATATCATGAAGTTTCAGATATACCAAGTAACTCGATCTCCCCTAAAGATTGGACTTACTTTGAACAGTTGGATCGTACTATTCAAGCTGAACCAATATTAGTGGTTGACCCTTACATGAATGGTATTCTTGCTTCTTTAGGTATTAAGAAGGGATATAAATTCAACCCATCGGATGCTGAGAAAGAAATGTTAACACTTGCAGCACAAACTGGTTGGAAAATAGCAAAAGAAGTTTCATTAAACTTTGATGAAAAAGGACGTGATACTGTTGGGCATACAACCTTCTGGGAGGAATCTCCTTCATGGGTAGCTCACGCCTTAACTGATGAGGAGGGTAACCAGTATACTGCAGGGTCTGATACTTCATATAATTCAGTTGAAACAGGGCACACAAATGTAGATGCCAAGATGCATATGTATATCAACCACTACTCTATATCCGATGCAATGATAAATGCTAAGATTGGACAAGGAGCCAAGTATGCAGGGGCATATAAAGATTCAGATGGTGAATACCTGCGTGGTGAATGCACTTATTCAATAACACTGCCAAACAACATACCTGCAGGACTATTTTGGTCGATAACTGCATATGATGCAGAAACTGCTGCTGGAGTGCCAAGCAACAATAAGTATCCATCAATTGGTGACCGTGATAACCCCATTCAAAATGCTGATGGTTCAACAACTCTATGGTTTGGCCCGTCACTGCCTGAAGGCGCTTATGCTGAAAACTATGTTCATATTCCAAAAGACACAAATTGGTTCGCTTTAATACGTCTATACGGTCCTCAGAAGAGTCTATTTACCGGTGAGTGGATTCCTGGTGAGTTTATAAAAATAGAATCTAATTAATAGACATGGAATAATATTTACTTATAAATGACTTCAAAAGAAATATCAAAAAATGAAAATATGAGAGTTTTATAAATAAGTGAATTACTTCCTGCAATAAACTCAAATTTAATTGGGGTTTCCATGGTCTTGTATTATGATTAGCATAGTATTTAAATTTTAGCATGTCAAGAAACCCCATTAAGCATTAGAGGTTTTGGCATGCTTTTCTTTACTTTGAGAAAGAGAATTGAACCAACATTCTAGCGAAATTATTATAAAAAATAGGTTTAAATCAATGGGGTTATTAAAGGTTCTGGTGCAACAATTTAAATGTGATAGAATATCCTAAAAACCTAGGAGGAATATCATGCAACC is a window of Psychrilyobacter piezotolerans DNA encoding:
- a CDS encoding DUF1214 domain-containing protein gives rise to the protein MINKNVLRNGVLVSMIVLALTGCSNNPGELTFQHHNHLANLEFDRGYPTADSAEALQQELAFQRATQAYLWALPITNMRAMQEGHAELMDGTAYNKIAIYEDRLKAHTIITTPNSDVIYGLAWLDMKDTGPLVIEMPAALQTLVDDMLHDALIGPEKEDGTHYLGDIGNAGPDRGKGGLFLILPPGVSREGYDSNKYFIYESNTYEVFLFLRSFFEDMNNTTPAVDRMKEIKIYPLIGDAEPMEYHEVSDIPSNSISPKDWTYFEQLDRTIQAEPILVVDPYMNGILASLGIKKGYKFNPSDAEKEMLTLAAQTGWKIAKEVSLNFDEKGRDTVGHTTFWEESPSWVAHALTDEEGNQYTAGSDTSYNSVETGHTNVDAKMHMYINHYSISDAMINAKIGQGAKYAGAYKDSDGEYLRGECTYSITLPNNIPAGLFWSITAYDAETAAGVPSNNKYPSIGDRDNPIQNADGSTTLWFGPSLPEGAYAENYVHIPKDTNWFALIRLYGPQKSLFTGEWIPGEFIKIESN